One window from the genome of Fulvivirga lutea encodes:
- a CDS encoding efflux RND transporter periplasmic adaptor subunit, whose translation MDKKIKKKKWTVKRISTIGGATLLVVFVAYQLLFADRRSKLNVEKEKITIAEVKRGVFQEFIPQTGTVEPSVTFYLDAIEGGQIKKVYKESGAMLKKGDVIMELSNLNRELSVLSQEASLNESINRLRQTRLQLEQNDLQQQQTLALIENQLEILEPQYKRQKALYEKELISKQDYEQTKANYEYNLKRKEITYKSYKNDSLSRVTQLVQLNESERRMMTSLTGVAQILDNLTIKSPIDGLLTAPQMYEGQTVNPGQRVGQVDKVGSYKVSAQIDELYLPRISTGLKATTSFAGGDYELEITYIYPNINNGRFQVDMQFLGEAPEGIRRGQSLRLRIELGQSSEELLLPVGGFYKDTGGNWVFVVDDSGAKAEKRDIRLGRKNTEHFEVLDGLDPGERVITSSYDNFGDNEVLVLQ comes from the coding sequence ATGGATAAGAAAATCAAAAAGAAGAAATGGACGGTTAAGCGAATCTCTACTATTGGAGGCGCTACTCTACTGGTAGTATTTGTTGCTTACCAACTACTGTTTGCGGACAGGAGATCGAAATTAAATGTTGAAAAAGAAAAAATTACGATCGCTGAAGTGAAGAGAGGAGTATTTCAGGAATTTATACCTCAAACCGGAACGGTAGAACCAAGTGTCACTTTTTACCTTGATGCCATAGAAGGCGGACAGATTAAAAAGGTTTACAAAGAAAGTGGAGCTATGCTGAAAAAGGGGGATGTGATAATGGAACTCTCCAATTTAAATAGAGAACTAAGCGTGTTAAGCCAAGAGGCTTCTTTGAATGAGAGTATTAACCGTTTAAGGCAAACCCGTTTGCAATTGGAGCAGAATGATTTGCAACAGCAACAAACACTAGCTTTAATTGAGAACCAGCTCGAGATATTAGAACCACAATATAAAAGACAAAAGGCACTTTATGAGAAGGAGCTTATTTCTAAACAGGATTACGAGCAAACTAAAGCTAATTACGAATACAATCTTAAGAGAAAGGAAATTACTTATAAGAGTTATAAGAATGACTCTTTATCCAGGGTAACACAGTTAGTACAACTAAACGAGTCAGAAAGACGTATGATGACTAGTCTAACAGGTGTTGCTCAAATTTTGGATAACCTAACAATTAAATCGCCAATAGATGGATTGTTAACTGCCCCTCAGATGTATGAAGGGCAAACGGTGAATCCGGGACAGAGAGTAGGGCAGGTTGATAAAGTAGGCAGTTATAAGGTAAGCGCTCAGATAGATGAGTTGTATTTACCTAGAATATCAACAGGATTGAAAGCTACAACCAGTTTTGCTGGTGGAGACTATGAATTAGAGATTACTTATATTTATCCTAATATCAATAACGGTAGGTTTCAGGTAGATATGCAATTTTTAGGAGAAGCCCCTGAAGGAATTAGAAGAGGTCAATCGCTCAGATTGAGAATAGAGCTAGGGCAATCTTCTGAGGAGCTATTGTTGCCAGTGGGTGGTTTCTATAAAGATACAGGCGGCAACTGGGTGTTTGTGGTTGATGATTCAGGAGCAAAAGCAGAGAAGAGAGACATAAGACTGGGTAGAAAGAACACTGAACACTTTGAAGTATTAGATGGGTTAGATCCGGGAGAGAGAGTAATTACTTCATCGTACGACAACTTTGGAGATAACGAGGTACTCGTATTACAATAA